In Synechococcus sp. MU1617, one DNA window encodes the following:
- the nadB gene encoding L-aspartate oxidase — MAQPRSSDPIPSGPWDVVVIGAGAAGLMTCLDLPHGLKVLLLNRNTGRRSCSRWAQGGIAAVTRKEDSAESHAEDTVLAGAGLCDGDAVRLLVQEAPHCVERLGQLGMAFDRDQDGLATTLEAAHSHRRVLHVQDRTGRALVDVLRDRVEQRPGLLHRRGVRVTQLLVRDGRCCGVQVLDGAHLHGIEARAVVLASGGGGHLFANTTNPAQACGEGIALAWQAGAAVEDLEFVQFHPTAIRLDDAPCFLISEAVRGEGGVLVDALGGSPVAHLPQRDLSPRDQVSRALMQAMQRQQVKQMWLDFAAIPRDQAERRFPTILDRCDELGLNPLERPIPVAPAAHYWMGGVATDLQAATTLPGLYAVGEVACTGLHGANRLASNSLMECLVFAHRLKEIELGPIPTARAQGTSQKLALDLDGGSSSHLIDAIEQLRQLCWQRAGVERSAVGLRQAIGKVKTDEQNLEQQALLRALLQEDPCAPRLLAESSRRDLNLLLDLHHRLLTSRLMLEACMFREESRGGHYRSDAPAPLPQWMQHSRQQRQRGIVTRAVRD, encoded by the coding sequence ATGGCACAGCCCCGCAGCTCTGACCCCATCCCCTCAGGTCCCTGGGACGTGGTGGTGATCGGTGCCGGGGCGGCTGGCTTGATGACCTGCCTTGATCTGCCCCATGGGCTCAAGGTGCTGCTGCTCAACCGCAACACAGGACGGCGTTCGTGCAGCCGCTGGGCCCAGGGGGGAATCGCAGCGGTGACCCGCAAAGAGGACAGCGCCGAAAGCCATGCGGAGGACACCGTTCTGGCTGGAGCAGGCCTTTGTGATGGCGATGCGGTACGGCTGTTGGTGCAGGAGGCACCCCATTGCGTGGAGCGCCTGGGGCAGCTGGGGATGGCCTTCGACCGGGATCAGGACGGCCTGGCCACCACCCTGGAAGCAGCCCACAGCCACAGACGAGTGCTGCATGTGCAAGACCGCACCGGGCGAGCCCTGGTGGATGTGCTGCGGGATCGTGTAGAGCAGAGGCCGGGGTTGCTGCACCGCCGCGGCGTTCGCGTGACGCAGCTGCTGGTGCGCGATGGGCGCTGTTGCGGCGTACAGGTGCTGGATGGGGCACATCTTCACGGAATCGAAGCCCGCGCCGTGGTGCTGGCCAGCGGCGGAGGTGGCCATCTGTTCGCCAACACCACAAACCCTGCCCAGGCCTGCGGCGAAGGCATCGCCCTCGCCTGGCAGGCGGGCGCAGCCGTGGAAGATCTGGAATTCGTCCAGTTCCATCCAACGGCCATCCGCCTGGATGACGCCCCCTGCTTTCTGATCTCCGAAGCCGTTCGTGGCGAGGGCGGGGTGCTGGTGGATGCACTCGGGGGCAGCCCTGTGGCCCATCTGCCCCAACGCGACCTCTCACCGCGGGACCAGGTGAGCCGAGCCTTGATGCAGGCCATGCAGCGGCAGCAGGTAAAACAGATGTGGCTCGACTTCGCCGCCATCCCACGCGACCAGGCGGAGCGACGCTTTCCAACAATCCTGGACCGCTGCGACGAACTCGGACTGAATCCGTTGGAACGGCCGATCCCCGTGGCCCCAGCCGCCCACTACTGGATGGGAGGGGTGGCCACAGACCTGCAGGCCGCAACCACGCTGCCCGGGCTCTATGCCGTGGGCGAAGTGGCCTGTACTGGCCTGCATGGCGCCAACCGACTCGCCAGCAACTCCCTGATGGAGTGCCTGGTGTTCGCCCATCGCCTCAAAGAGATCGAGCTCGGGCCGATCCCAACGGCCCGAGCCCAAGGCACATCGCAAAAGCTCGCTTTGGACCTTGACGGCGGCAGCAGCTCGCACTTGATCGACGCCATCGAGCAGCTTCGACAGCTCTGCTGGCAACGGGCGGGGGTGGAACGATCCGCCGTTGGACTGCGCCAGGCCATCGGCAAAGTGAAGACCGACGAACAGAACCTGGAGCAGCAGGCACTGCTGCGAGCCCTCCTGCAGGAGGATCCCTGTGCCCCCAGGCTTTTAGCTGAAAGCAGCCGACGCGATCTGAACCTATTGCTGGATCTCCACCACAGGTTGCTGACCAG
- the psbU gene encoding photosystem II complex extrinsic protein PsbU — protein sequence MKRLLSWLTGALVMASLMAGLVLPSSVHAEDDLRDKYSGNVIRNVVDDKIAEREGKVDLNNSSVRRFQQFPGMYPTMAGKIVLGGPYDSVDDVLSLDLTERQQELFAKYRDNFTVTPPSIALNEGDDRINDGQYR from the coding sequence ATGAAGCGGCTTCTGAGCTGGCTGACCGGCGCCCTGGTGATGGCAAGTCTGATGGCAGGCCTTGTGCTTCCCAGCAGCGTCCACGCCGAAGACGACCTTCGCGACAAGTATTCCGGCAACGTGATCCGCAACGTTGTTGACGACAAGATCGCTGAACGTGAAGGGAAGGTTGACCTGAACAATTCCTCAGTGCGGCGTTTCCAGCAGTTCCCCGGGATGTACCCGACCATGGCTGGAAAGATCGTTCTGGGTGGTCCTTACGACAGCGTCGACGACGTGCTGTCGCTTGACCTGACCGAGCGTCAGCAGGAGCTATTCGCGAAATACCGCGACAACTTCACCGTCACCCCTCCCTCCATTGCTCTGAACGAGGGCGACGACCGCATCAATGACGGCCAGTACCGCTGA
- a CDS encoding DUF3120 domain-containing protein, whose product MIGGTWQTSAPVRSWSFPVARIAAAMVVLPVFLQAPWVRLDPFSATLFTAVLIAAGLVLHQSRSQTASDLGSLLVGFSGSWLAGCIFWGWLRAHPVLHLPVEAFALPVALGGLQGRWRLAATFYLSSLVGTACTDLAMAAAGVMQFWPAVVTASLDQAPLLLHQAGLHLLQPLPLATLLISAVLVLMAGRRLSKNSSGFAGDAGSMAAAVLITTLWVDGLFLLSALLQPGLSGLIE is encoded by the coding sequence TTGATCGGCGGCACCTGGCAAACCTCAGCCCCCGTTCGGTCGTGGTCCTTCCCCGTGGCCCGTATTGCCGCAGCAATGGTGGTGCTGCCGGTGTTCCTTCAAGCTCCGTGGGTGCGCCTGGATCCATTTTCGGCCACGTTGTTCACTGCAGTTCTGATTGCAGCCGGCCTCGTCTTGCATCAGAGCCGCTCCCAGACGGCATCCGACCTGGGTTCCCTACTGGTGGGTTTCAGCGGCAGCTGGCTCGCGGGTTGCATTTTCTGGGGATGGCTACGAGCCCATCCAGTTCTGCATCTACCGGTTGAAGCCTTCGCTTTGCCTGTGGCCCTGGGCGGCCTACAGGGGCGCTGGCGCCTGGCCGCGACGTTTTATCTGTCGTCCCTGGTGGGCACAGCTTGTACAGACCTGGCCATGGCGGCTGCCGGAGTGATGCAGTTCTGGCCCGCGGTGGTGACCGCCTCCCTGGATCAAGCGCCGCTGCTGCTGCATCAAGCGGGGTTGCATCTGCTCCAGCCCCTTCCTCTGGCCACCCTGCTGATTTCAGCAGTCCTTGTGCTGATGGCTGGGCGTCGCCTGAGCAAGAACAGCAGCGGTTTCGCGGGTGATGCTGGATCCATGGCCGCTGCTGTCTTAATCACCACCCTGTGGGTGGACGGCTTGTTCCTGCTTTCAGCCTTGCTGCAGCCCGGGCTCAGTGGCCTGATCGAGTGA